The following is a genomic window from Oncorhynchus kisutch isolate 150728-3 linkage group LG6, Okis_V2, whole genome shotgun sequence.
GTAGAATCGTCCCCAGCTATTACTGGGGGGTGATTGTGGAGCAATTCAGTCAGACCAGTGTTAGATTTTCAGACCGACTCACTGTGCTCAGCTGGCTTCCTAGACTGATGAGGATTTATTGAGATCTTAAACAAGATCGAGAATTCGAGAACAAAGGCTGGAAACTACTATACGCTTAACATGTTGGTAGAGATACGAATAGCTGTTAGGTGAAATCTAACCGTGGAAAATCTTCTACTCTAATACCCATTGTCATACAACAAATAAGACAGGCAGACAATGAGATACCTTCCCCCTTATTTATTGGTAAAATGACCTTCCCCCTTATTTATTGGTAAAATGACAATTTGTTGTTTTGCTTGGTTTACCCCTGTCCCCCCATCTCACAGCAGTGACAGCTGCAGGTACTGTTGTGCTAGTCATTGATGTCATAACAGACACGGACTGGTTAGAGGAATCCATCCCCGATAGGAAAACGTTAAAAAAAAGAACAGAAAAGCAAAAGGAACTGAAGAGAACATCTGAAACCACAAGAGGTGACAGAAGCAGTGCACCCAATACCAGAGACTCTTCAGAAAACAAAAGAATTgtacacaaaaaaaatacatcttTACATGACAAAAATAATTGAGGATGACAAAGCATCATGTTGAGATTGGGAAGGTATTGTATTGACAGTAACTACTGATTGGTTACATGTTTGAAGAAAAATCATTATACAAATAATAGCAACATGTTTTCAATACACATTTGTGATTTTGGTCAGGAAAACAAATCTTGCTTTATCCTTTTTATTACACTTTCGTCATTGTATATGAATGATTCAAAAACATTACATTAATGCTAAATATGAGTTATTGGTGACAATGATGTTAATGCACATGGTTGGATATCATAGATTAATGATTGGAAAACCTTAGGTGGTCTAGTCTTTGAAATCATACTGTTTAACATGTCAAAAATAAGTcaaagtaataataataacaataataataacaatgtaataGTTCAGTTAATCTACACAACTGCTATAGCTGGAAGGAAACAACTGTTCTCCTAACTCCTTTTTTGGGGTTGAACACTCCCTTTTGCCCAAGGGTGACGATCGGGAACAAGGAAAAATGAAATAATGAGAATTGCTACATTCACCCACCAAACTAAACAGGGTTAGAAGTGACAAGACATACGTTGAAATACTGTAGCATTATGGTAAAGAAAGATGatacgagagagcgagagagagagaggagagggcaaaGATCCTGTTCATTATTCCTCCCAGTTGCgtttgatttttttttacagaaatacaaaaaaaaagaacAGTGCTCTGTTAAGTGCGATTGGTAAGGATTGATCTTTTTTTTCCCTCCCTAAGTGGGGTTGTTTTTTGCCTGGATGATGTCAGATGTCCATCGTTTGGTTGGAGATAATGGGTTGTTATGTCCTCGGTTAAGTTAAAACAGTTGTAGGTCGTCATGTTGGTCATAATTGTGTCATTTGTCTGTTGGTATGATCATTGGAACCTTGGGAGTTGTGTGTTGACAGTTGATTGGCCTGTGAGCTGGTTTGCTTATCAGTTGATCGGTGCATGGTGGTTGGTCAGACCGTCAGTTGATTTGACCGTGAGATGTGTTTGTCAGCTGGTCTGATCAGTTGGTTGATACTGCAGGTTGGTTGGTGTGTCGGTCCAGTTGGTTAGTTCCCACCACAGCACTTGCTACCACTAGCCTGTGGGGCAGCTTCCTGCAGGTCCACTCCTGCCCGACCACCGGCCCGGCCACCGGCTCCACCCGCTGGCTCGTTCTTAGGAAGCTTCTTGGCTACAGAGAAGGACAGAAAGAAACAGTGAGTAGGAAGCCTTTATGGTTTCTACACATTTGATTTGTTCTGGGAAGAAATGTAcattgagtatacaaaacattttgaacacctgctctttccatgacagacagaccaggtgaatccaggtgaaagctatgatcccttattgatgtcaattgttaaatccacttcaaaatcagtgtagatgaaggagagacaggttaaaggatttttaagccttgagacagttgagacattgtgtatgtgtgccattcagaggtgaatgagcaagacaaaagatttaagttcctttgaacagagtatggtagtaggtgccaggcgcaccggtttgtgtaaaGAACTGTAACACTGCGGTGTTTCTCACACAgtagtttcccatgtgtatcaagaatggtccaccacccaaaagacatccagacaacttgacaactgtggaaagcattggagtcaacatgggccagcatccctgtggaacgctttcgacaccttgtagagtcaatgccccaacgaattgaggctgttctgagggcaaaaggatgggtgcaactcaatatttggaaggtgtttCTAATGAAGCAATAAGGCActagggggtgtggtatatggccaatataccacggctaagggcagtTCTCTAGCACAATGCATCatgaactggttaccaacgtaattagagcagtaaaaataaatgtttggtcatacctgtggtatacggtctgatataccacggctgtcagccaatcagcattcagggctaaaaccacccagtttataatgtttggtatactcagtgtatacttaagcaataaggcccgagggggtgtggtatgtggccaatataccatggctatggGCTGTTCATTTGCAAGAAGCAcggtggagtgcctggatacagcgcTTAGCTGCGGTATataggccatataccacaaaccctgaggtgccttattgctattataaactggttaccaacttagAGTGGTAcaaacacagttgaagtcggaagtttacatacacttatgttggagtcattaaaactcatttttcaacctctctacaaatttcttgttaacaaactatagttttagcaagtcggttagaacatctactttgtgcatgaagtAATTTTTCCTTCaaatgtttacagattatttcacttataattcactttatcacaattccagtgggtcagaagtttacatacattaagttgactgtgcctttaaatagcttggaaaattccagaaattgatgtcatggctttagaagcttctgataggctaattgacatcatttgtgtcaattggaggtgtacctgttgtgTAACTccgtgtctctttgcttgacatcatgggaaaatcaaaagaaaatcagcaaagacttcagaaacaaaattgtagacctccacaagtttggttcatccttgggagcattttctaaatgcctgaaggtaccacgttcatctgtacaaacaatagtacgcaagtattaacaccatgggaccacgcagccgtcataccgctcaggaagaagacgcgttctgtctcctagagatgaacatacatAGGTGAGAAAAGTAAAAataaattccagaacaacagcaaaggaccttgtgaagatgctggaggaaacaggtacaaaagtatctatatccacagtaaaatgagtcctatatcgacataacctgaaaggccactcagcaaggaagaagccattgctccaaaactgccacaaAAAAGcccgactacggtttgcaactgcacatggggacaaagatcgtactttttggagaaatgtcctctggtctggtgaaaaaaaaatagaactgtttggccataatgaccatcatcatgtatggaggaaaaagggggaggcttgcaagccgaagaacaccatcccaaccgtgaaacacgggggtggcagcatcatgttgtgggggtgctttgctgcagtagggactggtgcacttcacaaaatagatggcatcatgagggggggaattatgtggatatattgaagcaacatctcaagacatgagaatctgtggaaagaactgaaaactgctgttcacaaatgctctccctccaacctcactgagctcgagctgttttgcaaggaggaattgcacgcccaatttttcagtttttgatttgttaaaaatgtttaaattatccaataaatgtcgttccacttcatgattgtgtcccacttgttgttgattcttcacaaaaaaatacagttttatatctttatgtttgaagcctgaaatgtggcaaaaggttgcaaagttcaagggggccgaatactttcgcaaggcgctGTATTctttcatacccgtggtatatggtctgatataccacggctgtcagccaatcagcattcagggcttgaaccacccagtttataaatgcaTATATAATATTGTGGTACACGTACCTATGGCCATGAAGATCTCATTGACGTTCATGGCCGTCTTGGCTGAAGTCTCCATGAAGAGCAAACTGTTGTCATCTGCGTACGCTTGTGCTtcctacacacaaaaaaaaagaaagatcTTTAGGAGCCCCATCAAACACATTGATACAATCAGTAATAACCCAAAGCTTTGAGAGTTCGTGAGCATTCTTGAATATCAACAGAAACTATGAAAATTACATTTCTAATACATTCTCCTGTTTAAACAAACGTATCATTGACATTTTCCACTAATAGTCCAGTGGGACTAGCAGCATCTAATTGTTAGGAGTTCCTCAGTACCTGGAAGTCCACAGCTCTTTTGTTGGCCAGGTCAGCTTTGTTCCCTGCCAGTGCAATAACGATGTTGGGGCTGGCTTGTCGTTGGAGCTCCTTCACCCAGTTCTTTGCACGTGTGAATGTATCCTGCACAGGAAAAAAAACATTCTTAACATCATAAAAACATTTGTGATTTGATGAAATACATGACAAAGGCAGATTGCACAATGGATGTTTGTTTTCCCACACAAGAGCTCTATTATATAGCTACAGAAGTGTCAGTTACGAGAGCAAAGGTCTGTCCTTTGTTGAGTTTGAATAATCAACctcagctaaaaaaaaaaaaaaacgctgcCGAGTGCTGACAACACTCAGGAACCAGTTCCACACGTGACCAGCAGCTGTCACTCACTGTGTTGGTGATGTCATAGACCACGATGGCAGCCTGCGCTCCTCTGTAGTACATAGGGGCCAGGCTGTGATACCGTTCCTGCCCTGCAGTGTCC
Proteins encoded in this region:
- the LOC109893319 gene encoding ras-related protein Rab-5C; this translates as MAGRGGPARTNGAAASNKICQFKLVLLGESAVGKSSLVLRFVKGQFHEYQESTIGAAFLTQTVCLDDTTVKFEIWDTAGQERYHSLAPMYYRGAQAAIVVYDITNTDTFTRAKNWVKELQRQASPNIVIALAGNKADLANKRAVDFQEAQAYADDNSLLFMETSAKTAMNVNEIFMAIAKKLPKNEPAGGAGGRAGGRAGVDLQEAAPQASGSKCCGGN